The Haemorhous mexicanus isolate bHaeMex1 chromosome 5, bHaeMex1.pri, whole genome shotgun sequence genome contains a region encoding:
- the PHYH gene encoding phytanoyl-CoA dioxygenase, peroxisomal, translating into MERLGERSAARLDTILRHLSPRLAAAPAPISIPTSAQVSVAPHSGRFSYTLDNDVLSTEQRQFYEDNGYLLIRNLVSDEDIERFRKEFTRICKREVKPPGVMIMKDESRRSQFGQSESVVNKVQDFQEDEELFRYCTLPEVLKYVECFTGPNIMAMHTMLINKLPDSDQQTFLHPMHQDLHYFPFRPASRIVCAWTAMERAHQDNGCLLVQPGTHKTALKPHGYPQCEGKTNKLFHGLLDEDEKIPKVHLVMEKGDTVFFHPLLIHGSGINRTSGFRKSISCHFASSECHYIDVKNTIQEHLEKELQEMVSKKYSATSVELKDIWNFRARLVQGERINL; encoded by the exons ATGGAGCGGCTCGGGGAGCGCTCGGCGGCGCGGCTGGACACCATCCTGCGGCACCTTTCCCCGCGGCTGGCAGCGGCCCCGGCTCCT ATAAGCATTCCTACTTCAGCTCAAGTCAGTGTTGCTCCTCATTCAGGGAGGTTTAG CTACACCCTGGACAACgatgtgctgagcacagagcagaggcagtTCTATGAGGACAACGGGTACCTGCTCATCAGGAACCTCGTGTCTGACGAGGACATCGAGCGCTTCAG GAAGGAGTTCACCAGGATCTGCAAAAGAGAGGTGAAGCCACCAGGAGTTATGATTATGAAGGACGAGTCCCGGAGATCCCAGTTTGGTCAGTCTGAAAGCGTGGTTAATAAAGTGCAGGACTTCCAGGAAGATGAAGAGCTGTTTAGATACTGCACTCTGCCTGAG gtCCTCAAATATGTTGAGTGCTTCACAGGGCCAAACATCATGGCAATGCACACCATGCTGATAAATAAACTTCCAGATTCTG ACCAGCAGACCTTCCTGCACCCCATGCACCAGGACCTGCACTATTTCCCCTTCCGGCCTGCGTCCCGCATCGTGTGCGCCTGGACCGCCATGGAGAGGGCTCACCAGGACAACGGCTGCCTGCTCGTGCAGCCAGGGACACACAAGACAGCCCTGAAGCCTCATGGTTATCCACAGTGTGAG ggTAAAACCAACAAACTTTTCCATGGGCTGCTTGATGAGGATGAGAAGATTCCCAAGGTTCACCTTGTCATGGAGAAGGGAGACACAGTGTTCTTCCATCCCCTGCTCATTCATGGCTCTGGGATAAACAGGACATCAGGTTTTCGAAAG AGCATCAGCTGCCACTTTGCCAGCTCAGAATGTCACTACATTGATGTCAAGAACACAATTcaggagcacctggagaaggagctgcaagAAATGGTTTCCAAGAAATACAGTGCAACTTCTGTGGAGCTCAAG gataTTTGGAACTTCCGAGCACGGCTTGTGCAAGGGGAAAGAATCAACCTGTAG